From Chlorogloeopsis sp. ULAP01, a single genomic window includes:
- a CDS encoding aminotransferase class I/II-fold pyridoxal phosphate-dependent enzyme, with protein MREIQRQKISAKAKQFKESVIREMTRVAAQYGAVNLAQGFPDFPCPQELKQAAYEAIEADVNQYAITWGDRPFREAIANKVRWYLGLNINPETQITVTCGSTEAMAAVMLATIDPGDEVIVFEPYYENYGPDAILAGATPRYVTLHPPDWTFDQAQLRQAFNANTKAIIINTPHNPTGKVFTREELTLVAELCQKWDVLAFTDEIYEHILYDGTQHIALATLPGMEERTITINGLSKTYSVTGWRVGYILAKPELTGAIRKVHDFLTVGAPAPLQRAGVAAMQLPPSYYEELARLYHLKRDSILQILDRVGIPYFVPKGAYYVFADISKFGYKTDIEFTNYLIKEIGVAVVPGSSFFSQSEKGHSFIRFCFSKQPETLQAAGERLLKLQPNLKPTS; from the coding sequence ATGAGAGAGATTCAGCGCCAAAAAATATCAGCGAAGGCAAAGCAGTTCAAAGAATCTGTGATTCGAGAAATGACACGGGTGGCAGCGCAATATGGTGCAGTGAATTTAGCTCAAGGCTTTCCCGATTTTCCCTGTCCGCAGGAGTTGAAACAAGCAGCCTATGAGGCAATTGAGGCGGATGTTAATCAATATGCAATTACTTGGGGCGATCGCCCATTTCGAGAAGCGATCGCTAACAAAGTTCGTTGGTATTTAGGTTTAAACATTAACCCAGAAACACAAATCACTGTTACCTGTGGCTCTACAGAAGCAATGGCTGCTGTCATGCTAGCAACCATCGATCCAGGTGATGAAGTGATTGTATTTGAACCATATTATGAAAATTATGGCCCCGATGCAATTCTAGCTGGTGCTACACCCCGCTATGTCACACTGCATCCTCCTGACTGGACATTTGATCAAGCCCAGTTGCGTCAAGCTTTCAATGCCAATACCAAAGCTATCATTATCAATACCCCACACAATCCCACAGGCAAAGTCTTTACCCGTGAAGAACTTACCCTTGTTGCCGAACTTTGTCAGAAGTGGGATGTTTTAGCATTTACAGATGAAATTTACGAACACATTCTTTATGATGGTACTCAACATATTGCCCTAGCCACCCTTCCTGGGATGGAAGAACGTACCATTACCATCAATGGTCTTTCCAAAACATATAGTGTTACTGGATGGCGAGTTGGCTACATTTTGGCAAAACCCGAATTGACAGGAGCTATTAGAAAAGTCCACGACTTCCTAACCGTTGGTGCGCCCGCACCCTTACAAAGAGCCGGAGTCGCTGCCATGCAACTACCACCATCCTATTATGAAGAACTAGCTAGACTTTATCATCTCAAAAGAGACAGCATTTTACAAATTTTGGATCGGGTTGGTATTCCCTATTTTGTTCCCAAAGGGGCTTACTACGTCTTTGCCGATATTTCTAAATTTGGCTACAAAACTGATATTGAATTCACTAACTATTTAATTAAGGAAATTGGTGTTGCTGTAGTTCCCGGTTCCAGCTTTTTCAGCCAATCAGAGAAAGGGCATTCATTCATCCGCTTTTGCTTTAGCAAACAACCTGAAACACTACAAGCAGCAGGTGAGAGGTTGCTCAAACTACAGCCAAACCTAAAACCCACATCATAA
- a CDS encoding sulfur transferase domain-containing protein, with protein sequence MINSIRINENLTTTGQVIAQQLEQASQEGFKSVLNLRSPDELGFFRDEQQVAKSFGLNYVNVPLKLEDLSEELITKILKTLEELPKPAVVHCAAAMRSTGIALLSIATKEGLTPEQTLAKARNLGFSFFEHTGISPQLKTLFVDYINKHAKVA encoded by the coding sequence GTGATCAACAGTATACGGATTAACGAAAATTTAACGACTACAGGACAAGTCATAGCACAACAACTTGAGCAAGCTAGTCAAGAAGGTTTTAAGTCAGTTTTGAATTTGCGATCGCCTGATGAACTAGGATTCTTCCGAGATGAGCAACAGGTAGCTAAATCATTCGGACTAAATTACGTCAATGTACCTCTAAAGCTTGAAGATTTGAGCGAAGAGTTAATTACTAAAATTCTCAAGACATTAGAAGAACTTCCTAAACCAGCTGTGGTGCATTGTGCAGCAGCTATGCGCTCCACAGGAATTGCATTATTAAGTATTGCCACAAAAGAAGGATTGACACCAGAACAAACCCTAGCAAAAGCTCGGAATTTAGGCTTTAGTTTTTTTGAACATACTGGTATTAGTCCGCAACTAAAAACATTGTTTGTAGACTATATAAATAAACACGCTAAGGTAGCTTAA
- a CDS encoding sulfite exporter TauE/SafE family protein, translating into MIDSHPVTIFHSLLLFSTAFLAGGLNAVAGGGSFLTFPALIFIGVPPVIANATNNTAIWVAALASAGAYRKDLGIQRQVFLLLCGISLMGGFIGSVALLYTSPDIFRRLIPYLLLLATLVFTFSNSFKRWLQIQSQKATSDSVPLLNLVLAQLAIAIYGGFFGAGLGILMLATLSFLGIKSIHTMNAFKTFLGSCINGIAIIPFIFADVIAWQQAILMAVGGSLGGYLTANYARKLEPHLIRRFVIVVAFSMTIYFFVRG; encoded by the coding sequence ATGATTGATTCACACCCTGTAACAATTTTCCATAGTTTACTTTTATTCAGCACTGCTTTCTTAGCGGGTGGACTTAATGCTGTAGCAGGTGGTGGCAGTTTCCTCACTTTTCCTGCACTGATTTTTATAGGTGTTCCGCCTGTCATCGCGAATGCAACAAACAATACAGCTATTTGGGTAGCTGCTTTAGCTAGTGCAGGAGCCTACCGTAAAGATTTGGGTATTCAACGCCAAGTTTTCTTGCTATTGTGTGGTATTAGTCTCATGGGTGGTTTTATAGGCTCTGTAGCTTTGTTGTATACTTCGCCAGATATATTTAGAAGACTGATTCCATATTTATTATTATTGGCAACCCTTGTATTTACTTTTAGCAATTCTTTCAAAAGATGGTTACAAATTCAAAGTCAGAAAGCAACATCTGATTCGGTACCTTTATTGAATTTAGTTTTGGCACAACTAGCGATCGCAATTTATGGTGGTTTTTTTGGCGCAGGTTTAGGAATTTTAATGCTGGCAACTTTATCATTCTTAGGCATTAAAAGTATTCATACAATGAATGCCTTTAAAACCTTTTTAGGCAGTTGTATTAATGGCATTGCTATTATTCCGTTTATTTTTGCAGATGTAATTGCTTGGCAGCAGGCAATTTTGATGGCAGTAGGTGGCTCTTTGGGTGGTTATTTAACTGCCAACTATGCGCGTAAACTTGAACCTCATTTAATTCGCAGATTTGTCATAGTTGTTGCTTTTAGTATGACTATCTACTTTTTTGTACGTGGCTAA
- a CDS encoding GNAT family N-acetyltransferase, whose protein sequence is MQKLEKQNNQMGIGKSLLATVILEAKIRECSVLMLLNHKERESYQREFYRKQGWIERETVANFIYTFNP, encoded by the coding sequence ATGCAAAAATTAGAAAAGCAAAACAATCAGATGGGTATTGGTAAAAGTCTTTTAGCAACTGTCATCTTAGAAGCAAAAATCCGAGAATGTTCAGTACTCATGTTGCTGAACCACAAAGAGCGAGAATCCTATCAACGGGAATTTTATCGTAAACAAGGCTGGATTGAACGTGAAACCGTTGCCAACTTTATTTATACATTCAATCCATAA
- a CDS encoding HAD family hydrolase, whose translation MSASAILFDLDGTLTDPKLGITRCIRFALSELGQKSPDADELHWCIGPPIKDSFSLLLNTSDDTVLAQAISLYRSRFATIGLFENSLYPQILETLDAICFAGYRIFVATSKPHIYATRIVEHFGLSSFFDGVYGSELDGSRSVKSELIHHILVTEQLSPAAVVMVGDRSHDIIGAKRNSITAMGVTYGYGTEEELKKNGADLIVHTPDEIARLLIDGYELRLETHVKCKN comes from the coding sequence ATGTCTGCTTCTGCTATCCTTTTTGATTTAGATGGAACTTTGACAGATCCCAAGCTTGGTATTACTCGCTGTATTCGGTTTGCTCTATCTGAACTTGGTCAAAAATCACCTGATGCTGATGAATTACATTGGTGTATTGGCCCTCCAATTAAAGATAGTTTTTCGCTGCTATTGAATACTTCAGATGACACAGTTTTGGCACAGGCAATTTCACTTTATCGCAGTCGCTTTGCCACGATAGGATTATTTGAAAACTCTCTTTATCCTCAGATTTTAGAAACTTTAGATGCTATTTGTTTTGCTGGTTATAGAATCTTTGTTGCGACTTCTAAACCACATATTTATGCCACTCGGATCGTTGAACATTTTGGCTTGTCGTCATTTTTCGATGGTGTTTACGGTAGTGAACTTGACGGAAGCCGGAGTGTAAAATCTGAGTTGATTCATCACATCTTAGTAACAGAACAGCTTTCTCCTGCAGCTGTGGTGATGGTAGGCGATCGCTCGCACGACATAATCGGAGCTAAACGCAATAGCATTACTGCAATGGGTGTCACCTACGGTTACGGAACTGAGGAAGAGTTAAAGAAAAACGGTGCTGATTTGATTGTCCATACTCCAGATGAAATTGCCAGATTACTTATTGATGGCTATGAACTGAGACTAGAGACTCATGTTAAATGCAAAAATTAG
- a CDS encoding DMT family transporter, with amino-acid sequence MGILTVLLSSFVLAFHNVTVRVLFSEHLVLGLFLLGGYVKPDLQNSFLLMFMRMLFVVPLMASLTFKLYPSALKEFRELFSRKRTDVLIQALGCGVLMFVYIASLYIAIGLIPTGIAMTLFFTYPVFTALLAWRFFGDRPTLFRWLVMGIILVGGVLTIPQSSAIFGTNEIMIGIFASVGAGIVYAFYNIIAQKCLEKFHPVPFTWISFASTLLLSGVCLLFWPFPSTQLDWTPLWIGSIFSGVVSFIGHTLNNLGIRMIGATTASIIGSSSPALTALVAWATISETLNVIQSLGIGIVTLGIALLSGEGFIRRRSNL; translated from the coding sequence TTGGGTATTCTGACGGTTCTTCTGTCCTCCTTTGTCTTGGCATTTCATAACGTTACTGTGCGAGTTTTATTTTCAGAACATCTCGTACTGGGTTTATTTTTACTTGGTGGATACGTTAAACCAGATTTGCAGAATTCATTCTTGCTGATGTTTATGCGAATGCTGTTTGTGGTTCCACTGATGGCATCTCTAACATTCAAGCTATATCCATCTGCCCTAAAAGAATTTCGAGAGTTGTTCAGCCGCAAACGCACTGATGTTTTGATCCAAGCATTGGGTTGTGGAGTGCTGATGTTTGTATATATTGCCTCACTCTACATTGCGATTGGCTTAATTCCTACTGGAATTGCTATGACTCTATTCTTTACCTATCCCGTTTTTACGGCGCTACTTGCTTGGAGATTTTTTGGCGATCGCCCTACGCTTTTCCGTTGGCTGGTGATGGGGATTATTCTGGTGGGTGGTGTTTTAACTATTCCCCAATCTTCTGCTATCTTCGGCACTAATGAAATTATGATTGGCATTTTTGCTAGCGTTGGTGCTGGGATTGTTTATGCCTTCTATAACATCATTGCCCAAAAATGTTTGGAAAAATTTCATCCAGTTCCCTTCACCTGGATTAGTTTTGCCTCTACTCTATTGCTTTCCGGTGTGTGCTTATTGTTTTGGCCGTTTCCCAGTACTCAACTTGATTGGACACCTCTGTGGATTGGTAGTATTTTTTCGGGAGTAGTCAGTTTTATTGGACACACTTTGAATAATCTGGGAATTCGGATGATTGGTGCAACTACTGCGTCAATTATCGGTTCTAGCAGTCCAGCATTGACGGCGCTAGTTGCATGGGCAACAATTAGCGAAACTTTAAACGTGATTCAAAGCTTGGGAATTGGTATTGTCACATTAGGTATCGCGCTGCTGAGTGGAGAAGGCTTTATACGTAGGCGTAGTAATTTATAA
- a CDS encoding CmcJ/NvfI family oxidoreductase, whose amino-acid sequence MSLNNQVLEKSISQELPYVEANLTYLIPMAEKPVNYTYEPPAGIPRSNGTYQTYKLPIYNARSISENILLDREGFAFTRHRTSVRDFYDEEELRRVYYPEAEQLLQEVTGATKVVIFDHTLRNASQSKPGENSIKEPVRRVHNDFTAKSGYTRARLELAARGIDDAEIDTLLQQRFAIVNVWRAIAKPIQESPLAVCDAQSIASKDLVAGDLVYRDRIGETYAVTYNSEHQWFYFPQMHREEALLIKCFDSATGYARFAAHTAFDDPTSPLDAPPRESIELRTFVFYGENRNFLNAKAR is encoded by the coding sequence ATGAGCTTAAACAACCAAGTTCTAGAAAAATCTATTTCCCAAGAACTGCCATATGTGGAGGCTAACCTCACTTACCTGATCCCAATGGCAGAAAAACCTGTTAACTACACCTACGAACCACCCGCAGGGATTCCTCGCAGCAATGGAACTTATCAGACGTACAAGTTGCCAATTTACAATGCTCGTTCTATCTCAGAGAACATCTTGTTAGATAGGGAAGGTTTTGCGTTTACTCGACATCGTACCAGTGTCCGCGACTTCTACGATGAAGAGGAATTACGCCGCGTCTACTACCCAGAAGCCGAGCAATTATTACAAGAGGTGACAGGTGCAACGAAGGTAGTGATATTCGATCACACTCTCCGTAATGCCAGTCAGTCAAAGCCAGGTGAGAATAGTATTAAAGAACCTGTCAGGCGCGTACACAATGACTTCACTGCCAAATCTGGCTATACTCGCGCCCGTTTGGAATTAGCAGCGCGAGGAATAGATGATGCTGAAATTGATACACTATTGCAACAGCGCTTTGCCATAGTTAATGTTTGGCGAGCGATCGCTAAACCAATCCAAGAGTCGCCATTAGCAGTGTGTGATGCACAAAGTATTGCGTCAAAGGATCTTGTGGCTGGCGATCTCGTGTACCGCGATCGCATCGGCGAGACATACGCAGTCACGTATAATTCAGAACATCAATGGTTTTACTTTCCGCAAATGCACAGAGAGGAGGCACTATTGATTAAGTGTTTCGATTCTGCAACAGGATACGCACGTTTTGCAGCCCATACTGCGTTTGACGATCCAACTAGTCCGCTAGATGCGCCTCCACGGGAGAGTATTGAGTTGCGGACGTTTGTTTTTTACGGTGAAAATCGAAATTTTTTAAACGCAAAGGCACGCTGA
- a CDS encoding glutathione S-transferase family protein, with product MSNIQLYFAKASTFSQRTRVVLLEKGIDFTPIEIDLQNKPDGYTQISRYGKVPAIKHGDVAIYESAIINEYLDEVFPEPPLLPPDPAKKAIARIWIDYANTRFVPAFNKFLRGKDSQEQEQGRKEFTEALLYLEQEGLGKGDYWLGERFSLVDISFYPWFERLPLLEHFRKFTLPTETSRLQTWWNLVRDRSSIRAVANPVDFYLQRFAKILGEPVSVGTAQK from the coding sequence ATGAGTAACATACAACTTTACTTTGCCAAAGCCTCTACCTTCTCTCAACGCACTCGTGTAGTCTTACTGGAAAAAGGCATTGACTTCACCCCCATAGAAATTGATTTACAGAACAAACCAGATGGATACACCCAGATTTCGCGTTATGGCAAAGTTCCAGCTATCAAACATGGGGATGTTGCAATCTACGAATCTGCCATCATCAATGAATATCTAGATGAGGTTTTTCCTGAACCACCGTTATTACCCCCCGATCCCGCCAAAAAAGCGATCGCTCGCATCTGGATCGACTACGCTAATACTCGCTTTGTACCTGCGTTTAACAAATTTCTGCGTGGAAAAGATAGCCAAGAGCAGGAACAGGGGCGAAAAGAGTTCACAGAAGCACTTCTATATCTTGAACAGGAAGGATTAGGCAAAGGTGATTACTGGTTGGGAGAGCGGTTTAGCCTTGTTGATATCAGCTTCTATCCCTGGTTTGAACGTTTACCACTACTAGAACACTTCCGCAAATTCACACTACCAACAGAAACGTCTCGTTTGCAGACATGGTGGAATCTAGTGCGCGATCGCTCCTCAATTCGAGCAGTAGCAAATCCTGTGGACTTCTATTTGCAAAGATTCGCCAAAATTCTTGGTGAACCTGTTTCTGTTGGTACAGCACAAAAATAA
- a CDS encoding MFS transporter has translation MKLLKQLAFQLNLDLPAFRSRNYRLYFAGQGLSMTGNFMTQVAILWLIYQLTDSALLLGLAGFFGQLPVFALAPISGILADRYNRHRLLLLLQIVGISISVTLTVITFLGWANFWTLLLLSTLLGLLKGLDVPVRHAFVSDMVSRELMGNAIALNAAFLNSARLFGPAIGGILIAHFGAGFCFVYDSLSYIVAIWAISALKITPRTVEVQKSNTWQKLKEGFQYAYHFLPVRSILLLLAVASLVSMSYTTLLPIFAVEVLHGGSETLGFLTAAAAMGSVFACVYLSFRHRVVGLERLIAFSPAIMGIGFIFFSISQVFLISQLALVLVGWSSTLQVAASNTVLQFIVEDGKRGRVMSFYAMCFMGMAPFGNLLAGTLAYYLKAPNTLILGGVVCIVGSVLFMQQLPQMVKLIQLGTKQVANN, from the coding sequence ATGAAGTTACTAAAGCAATTGGCATTCCAGCTTAATCTAGATCTACCTGCTTTTAGATCGCGTAATTATCGCCTCTACTTTGCTGGACAAGGTTTGTCTATGACAGGCAACTTCATGACCCAAGTAGCAATTCTGTGGTTGATTTATCAATTGACTGATTCGGCTTTACTGTTGGGATTAGCAGGGTTTTTTGGACAACTGCCAGTATTTGCGCTAGCTCCAATTTCAGGTATTTTAGCCGATCGCTACAATCGTCATCGCTTGTTGCTGTTACTTCAGATTGTGGGCATTTCTATATCTGTAACTCTGACAGTCATTACATTTTTGGGTTGGGCAAATTTTTGGACATTGCTGCTTCTGAGTACATTGTTGGGTTTGCTGAAGGGGTTAGATGTACCTGTACGTCACGCATTTGTTAGTGATATGGTTAGTCGTGAACTGATGGGAAATGCGATCGCTCTGAATGCGGCTTTCCTGAATAGTGCGCGTTTGTTTGGCCCTGCAATTGGTGGTATTTTGATTGCTCATTTTGGCGCAGGATTCTGCTTTGTTTACGATAGCCTGAGTTATATTGTGGCTATTTGGGCAATTTCTGCGTTAAAAATTACACCACGTACCGTAGAAGTACAGAAAAGTAATACCTGGCAAAAGTTAAAAGAAGGCTTCCAGTATGCCTATCACTTCCTACCTGTGCGTTCTATCCTGCTATTACTAGCAGTAGCTAGTTTAGTCAGTATGTCTTATACAACACTTCTCCCCATTTTTGCAGTAGAAGTTCTGCACGGAGGCTCGGAAACCTTAGGCTTTTTAACTGCCGCAGCAGCAATGGGATCGGTGTTTGCTTGTGTTTACCTGAGCTTTCGCCATCGTGTAGTGGGTTTAGAAAGACTCATCGCTTTTTCTCCAGCCATTATGGGAATTGGTTTCATCTTTTTCTCTATCTCGCAAGTCTTCTTGATTTCTCAGTTAGCTTTGGTTCTGGTTGGTTGGAGTTCTACTCTTCAGGTAGCTGCTAGTAATACAGTGCTGCAATTTATTGTGGAGGATGGCAAACGAGGTAGGGTGATGAGCTTTTATGCTATGTGTTTTATGGGTATGGCTCCTTTTGGTAACTTGCTAGCAGGAACTCTGGCGTATTATTTGAAAGCTCCTAATACACTGATTTTAGGTGGTGTAGTTTGTATCGTGGGTTCGGTGCTGTTCATGCAACAATTGCCCCAGATGGTGAAGCTAATTCAGTTAGGGACAAAGCAAGTGGCAAATAATTAA
- a CDS encoding ABC transporter substrate-binding protein, whose product MSTYALERGFLNRLLASVTTVALLFTLTSCTSQHSQSNNSAVASSNTKANPAEAKTRVLRVGFISSESKLPIRPEGWALKKGTLTPALKSLGITEVKFFPFVGGPSLNEALVSDQLDIGLYGDTPALVGRAVGLPTRLINQTRVGQNAWLVTKKNGPRSVAQLKGTKIGVAKGTYPHRYLMGLLDNKGLTKNVNVVQIPSADAKAALERGDIAAYPFAMGTGPMLVAQGFPVIDQAKDHQGLVGTGVSVVTENLLSRYPQLPQKWNQIRQQALQDIKANPEEFYQFAAQASGNVPLAIVKESYPLDLYPTEPFTPQGLKLLNSTKQFLADQKLLKSDFDIKDWQISNP is encoded by the coding sequence ATGAGTACCTACGCACTTGAGCGCGGTTTTCTGAATCGTCTTTTAGCTTCAGTCACAACTGTTGCACTTTTATTTACCCTCACCAGTTGTACTTCCCAACATAGCCAGTCAAATAACTCAGCAGTAGCCTCATCAAATACTAAAGCAAATCCAGCAGAGGCGAAAACACGGGTTCTACGAGTCGGCTTCATCAGTTCTGAAAGCAAGTTGCCAATAAGGCCTGAGGGTTGGGCGCTGAAAAAGGGGACATTAACTCCAGCACTCAAAAGCTTGGGCATAACTGAAGTAAAGTTTTTTCCCTTTGTAGGAGGCCCGTCTCTAAATGAAGCTCTAGTCAGCGATCAATTAGATATTGGTTTGTATGGAGATACTCCAGCTCTAGTAGGTAGAGCAGTAGGGCTTCCAACTCGATTGATTAATCAAACGCGGGTTGGTCAAAATGCCTGGTTAGTGACCAAGAAAAATGGCCCGCGCTCAGTAGCACAACTCAAAGGTACGAAGATAGGAGTTGCGAAAGGCACTTATCCACATCGATATCTGATGGGTCTGTTAGACAACAAGGGACTGACTAAAAATGTAAATGTAGTGCAAATTCCATCTGCCGATGCCAAAGCAGCACTTGAGCGGGGGGATATTGCAGCCTATCCATTTGCGATGGGAACTGGGCCAATGTTAGTTGCTCAAGGATTTCCAGTCATCGATCAAGCTAAAGATCATCAGGGATTGGTGGGGACAGGGGTAAGTGTCGTAACGGAAAATCTCCTTTCTCGTTATCCACAGTTGCCGCAAAAGTGGAACCAGATTAGACAACAAGCATTACAGGATATCAAAGCAAATCCAGAGGAATTTTATCAGTTTGCGGCTCAGGCAAGTGGGAATGTGCCATTGGCGATCGTTAAGGAATCTTATCCACTAGACCTTTATCCGACTGAGCCTTTTACACCGCAAGGATTGAAACTACTGAATTCGACAAAGCAGTTTTTAGCCGATCAGAAATTGTTGAAGTCAGATTTTGATATCAAAGATTGGCAAATCTCGAATCCCTAA
- a CDS encoding ferredoxin family protein, whose amino-acid sequence MIELVSESRCIKCNLCVTACPTNVFDAVPGRAPKIARQSDCQTCYMCELYCPVDALYVDPNAERSVPVDEDTLVAAGLLGSYRKNVGWGKGRTPAAKNEKSAYYYPVMQSSSNLTTDAQGRILPWGTQQTNS is encoded by the coding sequence GTGATTGAATTAGTCAGTGAATCTCGCTGCATTAAATGTAATCTTTGTGTCACTGCCTGTCCTACCAATGTTTTCGATGCAGTACCGGGACGTGCGCCCAAAATTGCCCGCCAGAGTGATTGTCAAACTTGTTATATGTGCGAACTTTACTGCCCCGTAGATGCATTGTATGTCGATCCCAACGCCGAGCGATCGGTTCCAGTGGATGAAGATACTTTGGTAGCAGCTGGCTTGCTTGGCAGCTATCGGAAAAACGTAGGCTGGGGAAAAGGACGCACACCAGCCGCTAAAAATGAGAAGTCTGCTTACTACTATCCAGTTATGCAAAGTAGCAGCAACCTGACTACAGATGCTCAAGGCAGGATTCTTCCTTGGGGAACACAGCAGACTAATTCGTAA
- a CDS encoding FAD-binding protein — MSTSQLVSEQTSATVSDLNIEADVLVIGGGPAGAWAAYNAAVQGVRVVLVDKGYCGSSGATASGGTSVWYVANPEQRETAMASREALGGFLSERSWMERVLDRAHANLHQLGSWGYPFPWDQQGKPYYRSLQQGAEYMRLMRKQVNRAGVQILDHSPALELLMDQEGAVAGAKGIRRQAGGRWTVRAGAVVIATGGCAFLSKALGCNVLTGDGYLMAAEVGAQMSGMEFSNAYALTPAFASVTKGAFYRWATFTYEDGTVIEGAGSQRGRSVIAKTLLTQPVYCSLHETPEEVRAWMRTIQHNFFLPFDRSGIDPFTQRFPVTLRLEGTVRGTGGIRIVDNSCATSVPGLYAAGDAATRELICGGFTGGGSYNAAWAMSSGYWAGQAAAEYACQLGAKANQRQVHSVGQAAVSSESSHTFNPQEVIRAVQAEVLPYNRNLFRTERGLKDSLERLHSLWREIRHSAAPADSQALPAREAAAMVATARWMYTSAQARKETRGMHKHQDYPHQDFNQQYRLISGGLDTVWAKFEQELVNRELVAL; from the coding sequence GTGAGCACCAGTCAATTAGTGTCTGAGCAAACATCTGCTACTGTCTCCGATCTAAATATAGAGGCTGATGTCTTAGTTATTGGTGGTGGCCCGGCGGGTGCTTGGGCAGCTTATAATGCGGCGGTTCAGGGAGTCCGAGTTGTTTTAGTTGACAAAGGCTACTGTGGTTCTAGTGGAGCAACTGCATCAGGTGGAACCAGTGTGTGGTATGTAGCTAACCCTGAGCAACGGGAAACTGCGATGGCGAGTCGGGAAGCTCTGGGAGGGTTTTTATCTGAGCGATCGTGGATGGAGAGAGTTTTGGATCGAGCTCATGCAAATCTGCATCAGTTAGGTAGCTGGGGTTATCCTTTTCCTTGGGATCAACAGGGAAAACCTTACTACCGTTCGCTTCAGCAAGGGGCAGAATATATGCGCTTGATGCGTAAGCAAGTCAACAGAGCCGGAGTGCAAATTCTGGATCATAGCCCTGCCTTGGAATTACTGATGGATCAGGAAGGAGCAGTAGCTGGAGCGAAGGGAATACGTCGTCAAGCAGGTGGACGCTGGACAGTACGAGCCGGAGCAGTTGTAATTGCCACTGGTGGTTGTGCTTTCTTGAGTAAAGCTCTAGGTTGCAATGTCCTAACTGGAGATGGTTATTTAATGGCAGCAGAAGTTGGGGCGCAAATGTCAGGGATGGAATTTTCCAATGCCTATGCCCTCACCCCTGCCTTTGCTTCTGTCACTAAGGGAGCTTTCTATCGCTGGGCAACATTTACCTACGAAGATGGCACAGTAATTGAAGGCGCTGGTTCTCAACGGGGACGCTCTGTAATTGCCAAGACATTACTAACTCAACCAGTGTACTGTAGTTTACACGAAACCCCAGAAGAAGTCAGGGCTTGGATGCGAACTATCCAGCATAATTTCTTCCTACCTTTTGACCGGAGTGGAATTGACCCCTTCACCCAACGTTTTCCAGTCACTCTACGTTTGGAAGGCACAGTACGGGGTACTGGCGGGATTCGGATTGTGGATAATTCTTGTGCTACCTCAGTACCCGGACTTTATGCAGCTGGCGATGCAGCCACACGGGAATTAATCTGTGGAGGCTTTACAGGTGGCGGTAGTTACAATGCTGCTTGGGCAATGTCTTCTGGCTATTGGGCAGGGCAAGCAGCAGCTGAATATGCTTGTCAATTGGGAGCAAAAGCAAACCAAAGACAGGTGCATTCAGTTGGACAGGCAGCCGTTAGTTCTGAAAGTAGCCATACTTTTAACCCCCAGGAAGTTATCCGCGCTGTGCAAGCAGAAGTATTACCCTACAATCGCAACCTCTTTCGTACCGAACGCGGCTTGAAAGATTCCCTAGAACGGCTGCATAGTTTGTGGCGAGAAATCCGCCATAGTGCTGCCCCAGCAGATAGCCAAGCATTACCAGCAAGAGAAGCTGCTGCAATGGTTGCTACTGCACGTTGGATGTATACTTCAGCACAAGCAAGAAAAGAAACTCGTGGAATGCACAAACACCAGGACTATCCCCATCAAGATTTTAACCAACAATATCGGTTAATTAGCGGTGGACTAGATACAGTCTGGGCAAAGTTTGAACAAGAACTAGTGAATAGGGAGTTAGTAGCACTGTGA